The window GTTCAGGATGCCACAGGGGCAGCGCTAAAAGCTATGCAGAGTATGGTAAGGAGGTAACTACGATGGATAAGAAGGTCGGGGTTTATATATGCACTGGTTGTGAAATTGGGGAATCTCTTGATGTTCCCGCCCTTTCTAAGGTGGCAACTTCTGAATACAAAGTTCCCATATGTAAAAACAACCCGATGTTATGCGGTAAGGAAGGTTCTTCCCTCGTCACTGCCGATATGGAGAAGGAAGGGGTCAATACGGTAGTTATCGCTGCCTGTTCACCGAGAGAAAAAACCGATGTCTTCATGTACGATCCCACCTCTGTCTGTATGGAAAGGGTAAACATTAGGGAACATGTTGTCTGGTGCCATTCCTCTCAGGATGAAGATACCCAGATGCTGGCGGAAGACTACCTGAGAATGGGGATCGCTAAGGCCCAGAAGATGGCCCCCCTGGAACCTTTCAATGAGCAGATAGATAAGACCATCCTTGTCGTGGGTGGTGGGATAACGGGGATGACATCGGCCATCGAGGCGGCAAAGGCCGGATACGATGTTATTCTCGTCGAGAAGGCCCCTGAATTAGGGGGATGGATGAAGAAGCTTTGGAAACAGTATCCGAAGATCCCCCCTTACCTGGAACTCCAGCCTACAGGAGTTGATGAAAAGATCAAAGAGGTGATGTCCCATACGAAAATCAAGGTGTATACAGGGGCTAAGATAGAAAAAACAACAGGCGCCCCCGGTCTCTTTGATGTTGTTGTCAGTCAGAACGGGAAATCGGAGACGGTAAGGGTAGGGGCAATCGTGGAGGCTGCCGGCTGGCAACCGTATGATGCCACGAAGCTCGGTTCTTTAGGTTTTGGCAAATATGCAAATGTCGTGACCGGGATCATGGTGGAGGAGATGGCGGCAGGGGGGAAATTTACGCGTCCCTCTGATGGAAAAGAGGCAAAGAGCGTGGCCTTCATCCAGTGTGCCGGCTCCCGGGACAAAGATCACCTCCCCTACTGTTCCTCTTACTGTTGCCTTGCCTCGTTGAAACAGGCTAAGTATATAAGGGAAAAGGACAGTGACGCAAAGGTTTACATCCTCTACAAGGATATAAGGACCGTCGGTCAGTATGAGATCTTTTACAAAAAGGTCCAGGAAGACCCCGGCATCTTCCTGACGAAGGGTGAGGTTGCCGGCATCTCTGAGGATGCTGAGAAGAATCTTGTTATTGACGTGGATAACACCCTCTTGGGTGAGAAGATACAGGTAAAGGCGGAGATGGTCGTCCTGGCAACGGGGATGGTTCCCACGGCGGGGATTGAGGCGAGAGAACCGATAGTATCACCGGAAGAGGCAGAGAAGACCTGTGAGGAGAAAAAGGAAGAGGAAAAAGACCTCCCCGCGGATACTATTATCCCATCGGATATTCTGAACCTCGAATACAGACAAGGACCGGAACCACCCGCCCTGAGATATGGGTTCCCCGATTCACACTATATATGTTTTCCCTATGAGACACGCAGAACGGGCATTTACGCCGCTGGATGCGTAAGACAACCGATGGATAGCGCCGCCTGCATGGATGATGCGGGAGGAGCTGCATTGAAGGCTATACAGTGCGTTGAACTTACCGCCCAGGGGAAAGCGGTCCATCCGAGAGCGGGGGATATGAGCTATCCGGAATTATACATGTCGCGGTGTACCCAGTGCAAGAGGTGCACGGAGGAGTGCCCATTTGGTGTGTACAACGAAGATGAAAAGGCCAATCCATTGCCCAACCCCACCAGATGTCGCAGGTGTGGTATCTGCATGGGGTCATGTCCCGAGAGGATCATCTCTTTCAAGGACTATTCCGTGGACATTATCGGGTCCATGGTAAAGGCGATAGATGTCCCCGAAGAGGACGAGGAAAAACCGAGGGTTGTAGCCTTTCTCTGCGAGAACGACGCCTATCCTTCCATGGATATCGTAGGCCAAAAACGTCTCTCCTACAATCCCTATGTAAGGGTTATCCCCTTGAGGTGCCTGGGTAATGTTAATCTCGTATGGATCGCCGATGCCCTCTCCAAGGGTATAGATGGGATTCTCCTGATAGGGTGCAAATACGGTGATGATTATCAATGTCACTTCATCAAGGGAAGCGAACTGGCGAACTACAGGATGGAAAAGATCAAGGAGACGCTGGACAGGCTTCGCCTTGAATCTGACAGGATACGCATCCTGGAGCTTTCGCTCGACGAATACGATAAACTACCGGGGATCTTCGACGATTTCCTCGCAAAAATAGAAGAGCTTGGTCCAAACCCGTATAAGGGTCTTTAGACGTTTTAAGTAGGCTTGAGAGGGACAGAGGCACAAAGGCACAGAGAAAAGAGGTGGAAAAATGGTGGATAGACAACTCATAGAACCTGATATGGATTTTGTTAAGAAAATGGAAGGTCTTGGAGGGAACACACTGAAAAAGTGTTTTCAATGTGCGACATGTTCTGTTGTATGCAATCTGACCCCGGAAAAGAAGCCTTTCCCAAGAAAAGAGATGATCTGGGCTTCTTGGGGGCTGAAG of the Syntrophales bacterium genome contains:
- a CDS encoding FAD-dependent oxidoreductase encodes the protein MDKKVGVYICTGCEIGESLDVPALSKVATSEYKVPICKNNPMLCGKEGSSLVTADMEKEGVNTVVIAACSPREKTDVFMYDPTSVCMERVNIREHVVWCHSSQDEDTQMLAEDYLRMGIAKAQKMAPLEPFNEQIDKTILVVGGGITGMTSAIEAAKAGYDVILVEKAPELGGWMKKLWKQYPKIPPYLELQPTGVDEKIKEVMSHTKIKVYTGAKIEKTTGAPGLFDVVVSQNGKSETVRVGAIVEAAGWQPYDATKLGSLGFGKYANVVTGIMVEEMAAGGKFTRPSDGKEAKSVAFIQCAGSRDKDHLPYCSSYCCLASLKQAKYIREKDSDAKVYILYKDIRTVGQYEIFYKKVQEDPGIFLTKGEVAGISEDAEKNLVIDVDNTLLGEKIQVKAEMVVLATGMVPTAGIEAREPIVSPEEAEKTCEEKKEEEKDLPADTIIPSDILNLEYRQGPEPPALRYGFPDSHYICFPYETRRTGIYAAGCVRQPMDSAACMDDAGGAALKAIQCVELTAQGKAVHPRAGDMSYPELYMSRCTQCKRCTEECPFGVYNEDEKANPLPNPTRCRRCGICMGSCPERIISFKDYSVDIIGSMVKAIDVPEEDEEKPRVVAFLCENDAYPSMDIVGQKRLSYNPYVRVIPLRCLGNVNLVWIADALSKGIDGILLIGCKYGDDYQCHFIKGSELANYRMEKIKETLDRLRLESDRIRILELSLDEYDKLPGIFDDFLAKIEELGPNPYKGL